In Streptomyces sp. ML-6, the genomic stretch TCACCTGGCTGCTGACGTTCGTCGTGTCCCTCATCGTCGCCATCCCCTTCGGCGTCATCGCGATGGCCGTGGACGGGGGCGGAATCGAATCCGTCCTCACGGACGGGTCCATGGACTTCGGCTGGCCCTTCCTCATTGTCTCCGGCATCGGCGAAGTGGTCATCTCGACGATCACCTATCCGCTCTCCGCCGGTGTGATGGCCCTGCTCTACATCGATCAGCGCATCCGCCGCGAGGCGCTCGACCTCGAACTCGGCCGGGCTGCGGGCCTGCCCGGATACGACACCGGGAACTGATGCCGTGTCGGGAGCGGGGGGCATCACAGCAGTACGGTCACTGATCCGCGCGAGCGGCGACACACCCGTGGACACCCCACGGGTTCCCGCCCGGGAGGCCGCCGAGCGCGAACTGTCCAAGCCGATGTACCACGAGAACGATCCCAATCTCCTCCAGCGCGGCCTCGACCAGCTCTGGGACTGGATCGGCGACCTCCTGGGCAAGGCATCCGGCGCCGCACCGGGCGGTCCGCTCGGCCTCGTCGTGCTCGTACTGGTCGTCATCGGGCTGCTCGTCGCGCTCTGGTGGCGGCTCGGGACCCCGCGCCCCGCCATGCGCTCCGCGGACGCCCTCTTCGACGACGCCCCCCGCAGCGCGGCCGAACACCGGAAGGCCGCCGAGACGCACGCGGCCGCCCAGCGCTGGAACGAGGCGGTCCAGGAGCGCATGCGCGCCCTGGTCCGTTCCCTGGAGGAACGCGCCCTGCTGACCCCCCGCCCCGGACGCACCGCCGACGAGGCCGCCGCTGAGGCGGGCCGTTCACTGCCCGCGCACGCGACCCGGCTCCGTGCCGCCGCCAGGGAGTTCGACGACGTCACGTACGGTGGCCGTGCCGCCGACGAGCGGGCGTACCTGGACGTGCGGGACCTGGACCTCGCACTCGAAACCGCCAAGCCCGTCCTGACGGCCGCGACCCCGGGAGCGGCCGAATGACCCGGGTCACCGCCGCTACCTCGGCGTCCCTCACTCCCCGCCAGGTCTGGGCCCGCGTCCGCGGCCTGCTGCTCGCCCTGCTTCTGCTCGTCGTCGCCGCGATCGCCCTGGCGAGCGTGCGCTCCGGCGACCAACACGGCCGCCTCGACCCCCGCTCCGCCGACCAGTACGGCAGCCGGGCCGTCGCCGAACTCCTCGAGGACCGCGGGGTCTCCGTCCAGGTGGTCACCACCCTCCGCGAGGCCACGGCCCGGTTGGGCCCCGACACCACGCTGCTCGTCACCTCCCCCGACCTGCTGGCCCCGGACCGGCAGGAGAGGCTCCGCGCCGCGGCCGAGGGCTCGGCCGGCCGTACCGTCTTCCTCGCGGCGGGACCTTCCTCCGTGAGCACGCTGGTGCCCGGCGTCGGCGCCGAGCCCGCCGGCCCCGTGGTCCCCCGCGACCCCGAATGCCCGCTGCCCGCCGCCCGTGCCGCGGGCGATGCCGAAACGGGGGGCTTCCGCTACACCGCGGACGGTTCCGCCACCACCTCCTGCTTCCCGAGCGACGGCCTTCCCACCCTGCTCCTGGTCGAGCGGGGCGCCGGTGACACCGTGCTCCTCGGTTCCCCCGACCTTCTTCGCAACGACCGGCTCGCCCACCGGGGCAACGCCTCCCTGGCCCTGCAACTTCTCGGTTCCCGTCCTCATCTGGTCTGGTACCTCCCTTCACTCGCCGATGTTTCCGCCGCCGGAGACGACGGCGACGGAGCCGGTGACGGTCGCAGCTTCACCGACCTGATTCCGCAGGGCTGGCTGTGGGGCACGCTCCAGCTGGCCCTGGCCGCCGTACTCGCCGCCATCTGGCGCGGCCGCCGCCTGGGCCCCCTGGTGGCCGAGCGACTGCCCGTGGCCATCCGCGCCTCCGAATCCACCGAGGGCCGGGCCCGCCTCTACCGCAGGACGAACGCCCGTGACCGCGCCGCCGACTCGCTGCGTGCCGCGTCCCGTACCCGTATCGCCCCGCTCATCGGCGTCTCCTCCCGCGACGCCCACTCCCCCTCGGTGCTCGTCCCCGCTCTTTCCGCCCGCCTCGGCACCACCGACGACAGCCTCCAGTCGCTGCTCTTCGGCCCCGTTCCGGCCGACGACACCGCTCTCGTCCGCCTGGCAGACCAACTCGACACCCTCGAAAGAGAGGTACGCACGTCATGAGCGCCCCGCCCCCGGTGCCCGCCGGCACCCCCGAGACCACCGGGAACGGCGACACGGCCCGCGCAGCCCTGGAAGCACTGCGCTCCGAGATCGCCAAGGCCGTGGTCGGCCAGGACCCCGCGGTCACGGGACTCGTCGTCGCCCTGCTCTGCCGGGGTCACGTCCTGCTCGAAGGCGTACCCGGGGTGGCCAAGACCCTCCTGGTCCGGGCCCTCGCCGCCTCGCTCGAACTCGACACCAAGCGCGTCCAGTTCACCCCCGACCTGATGCCCAGCGACGTCACCGGCTCGCTGATCTACGACGCCCGTACAGCGGAGTTCTCCTTCCAGCCCGGTCCCGTCTTCACCAACCTGCTTCTCGCCGACGAGATCAACCGCACCCCTCCCAAGACGCAGTCCTCCCTCTTGGAAGCCATGGAGGAGCGCCAGGTCACCGTCGACGGAACCCCTCGGCGGCTGCCCGACCCCTTCCTCGTCGCCGCCACGCAGAACCCCGTCGAGTACGAGGGCACCTACCCGCTTCCCGAAGCCCAGCTGGACCGTTTCCTGCTCAAGCTGACGGTGCCGCTCCCCTCACGGGAGGACGAGGTCGACGTCCTCATCCGGCATTCCGGCGGCTTCGATCCGCGCGATCTCAAGTCGGCGGGCATACGCCCCGTCGCAGGTCCGGCCGACCTCGAGGCCGCCCGCGACGCGGTCGCGCGGATCAAGGTCTCTCCCGAGATCGCCGGCTATGTCGTCGATATCTGTCGTGCCACGCGTGAATCCCCCTCGCTCGCCCTCGGCGTCTCCCCCCGAGGTGCCACCGCGCTGCTGTCGACCGCCCGTGCCTGGGCCTGGCTCACCGGCCGTGACTACGTCATCCCGGACGATGTGAAGGCCCTGGCACTCCCCACGCTCCGCCACCGCATTCAACTGCGGCCCGAGGCGGAGATGGAGGGGGTCACCCCCGACTCCGTCATCACCTCGGTCCTCGCCCACGTCCCCGTACCCCGATGAGGCGGTGACCGTGGCGCTCACCGGACGTACCGCCCTGCTGGCCGCCCTGGGGTCACTCCCCGTAGGCATCCTGGCCCCGAGCTGGACCGGCCTGCTCGCGGTCAACGCACCGCTCTCTCTCGCAATTCTGTGCGACTACGTCCTGGCTGCACCAGTGCGAACGCTCCAGTTCACCCGAACCGGTGATACGAACGTTCGACTCGGCGAGACCGCCGAGGTGCAACTCACCGTGACCAACCCTTCCCGCCGCCGGCTGCGGGCACACCTCCGTGACGCCTGGCCCCCCAGCAGCTGGCCCGCGGGGACGGAACAGGCCGCCTCCCGCCACAGGCTGACTGTCCCGGCGGGGGAACGCCGTCGGCTGACCACGTTCCTGAAGCCCACTCGGCGTGGCGATCGCCACGCCGAGCGCGTCACCGTCCGCTCGTTCGGCCCGCTGGGGCTCGCCGCCCGCCAGGGATATCACCACGTCCCCTGGACGGTGCGGGTGCTGCCTCCGTTCACGAGCAGGAAGCACCTGCCGTCCCGGCTCTCCCGGCTCCGTGAACTCGACGGCCGCACCAGCGTGCTCACCCGCGGCGAGGGAACGGAGTTCGACAGCCTGCGCGCGTACGTGCCCGGCGACGACACCCGTTCCATCGACTGGCGGGCCACAGCGCGTCAGTCCGCCGTGGCGGTGCGCACATGGCGCCCCGAGCGGGACCGCCACATCCTCATCGTCCTGGACACCGGTCGCACCTCGGCGGGACGGGTCGGTGACGTGCCCCGTCTCGACGCGTCCCTGGACGCGGCCCTGCTGCTCACGGCGCTCGCCACCCGTGCGGGCGACCGCGTGGACCTGCTCGCCTACGACCGCCGGGTCCGTGCACAGGTCCAGGGCCGGTCGGCGGGCGAGATCCTGTCGGCCATGGTGAACGCCCTGGCCCCCGTCGAACCGGCCCTCGTGGAAACCGATGCCCGGGGCCTCAGCGCCGCTGTCCTCGCCGGTGCGCCTCGCCGTTCCCTGGTCGTGCTGCTGACCGGTCTGGACACCGCCCCCGTGGAAGAGGGGCTGCTTCCCGTACTGCGCCGCCTGACCCAGCGCCACACGGTGCTGGTGGCTTCCGTGGCGGATCCCCATGTCGAGCGGATGGCTAAGGCCAGGGGCACGGTGGAGGCGGTCTACGAAGCTGCCGCGGGCGCCCAGGACAGGGCGGGGCGGCTGCGTATCGCGGAGCGGTTGCAGCGCCACGGCGCCGTGGTGGTGGACGCCACTCCGGACAACCTCGCCCCGGCCCTCGCCGACGCCTATCTCGCTCTCAAGGGGGCCGGACGACTCTGAGCCCGCGCCCGCCATGCGGCTGCGGGAGGAGTCGGGCTCGTCCCGTCAGCGCCGCTGGTGGGTGTTGAGCCGGGCGGCCCGGCGGGTCAGGTGGTCGCGTTCGGCGAGGTTGGGGGCTTTCCGGGCAGCCTCGGCGTACAGCCGTGCCGCCGTCGCCAAATCGCCGTCGCGCTCGTGTAGGTACGCCGCCACCGCGGTGTGACGGGGCAACGAGTCGTCCAGCACCGTGAGAGCCGCCAGTCCCGCGCGCGGTCCGTCGGCCTCTCCGACGGCCACCGCACGGTTGAGCCGGACGATCGGATTGTCGGTCAGGCGTACGAGTTCGTCGTACCACTCGACGATCTGTACCCAGTCGGTCTCCTCGGCCCTGGGCGCGTCGGCGTGGAGTGCCGCGATGGCGGCCTGGGCCTGGAACTCGCCCAGCCGGTCACGGGCGAGGGCCGCCTGCAGGATTCCGACGCCCTCGGCGATCAGTCCGGTGTCCCATCGGCTGCGGTCCTGCTCGGCAAGTGGCACCAGGCTGCCGTCGGACGCGGTCCGGGCGGCACGTCTGGCGTGGTGGAGCAGCATGAGGGCGAGCAGCCCCGCCACCTCGGGGTGATCGATCGAGGCCGCGAGCTGCCTGGTGAGCCGGATGGCCTCGGCGGCGAGGTCGACGTCGCCGGAGTAGCCCTCGTTGAAGACCAGGTAGAGGACGCGCAGCACGGTGGCGACGTCGCCGGGCCGGTCGAACCGTACGCCGGAGACGGTGCGTTTGGCCCGGCTGATGCGCTGCGCCATGGTCGCCTCGGGCACCAGGTACGCCTGGGCGATCTGGCGGGTGGTCAGTCCGCCGACGGCGCGCAGGGTGAGAGCGACCGCGGAGGACGGCGTCAGCGACGGGTGGGCGCACAGGAAGTAGAGCTGGAGCGTGTCGTCCGCGGCGGGGGCAGGGCCGGGCGCCGGCTCCTCGTCAACCAGGTCCTCACGCCGGCGGCGGGCCGCGTCCGCCCGGCTCGCGTCGAGGAACCGACGCCAGGCCACGGTGATCAGCCAGCCCTTCGGATCCCGCGGCGGGTCGGTCGGCCAGACCCGGACCGCTTCGACCAGCGCGTCCTGTACGGCGTCCTCGGCCGCCGCGAAGTCTGCTCCGCGGCGGACGAGGATTCCGAGCACGTTCGGTGTGAGGCTCCGGAGCAGGACCTCGTTCATCGAGGTGGTCACTCCGCGATGGTGGGCGGCGCGGCCAGGAACGGACGCACCTCGAGCCACTCGTGGATCGGCTTTCCGCCGGCCCCGGGAGCGGCCGAGAGTTCCCCGGCCAGCTCGACGGCGCGCTCGTAACTGTCGACGTCGATCACCATCCAGCCGGCGATGAGGTCCTTGGTCTCGGCGAACGGGCCGTCGGTGACCGGGGGCCGTCCCTCCCCGTCGTAGCGGACCCATGTCCCCTCGGGGGCGAGCGCCTGCCCGTCGACGAACTCTCCGGTCCCTTCCAACCGGGCCGCGAAGTCATGCATGTACTGCATGTGGGCCGAGATCTCCTCCGGCGTCCACTGGTCCATGCATACGTCGTTGACCGGGGTCGGGGCGCCTCGGTAGTGCTTGAGCAGCAGGTACTTGGCCATCGTGTCTCTCCTCGGTACTGATGTCGGTACTGATGCGGCTGCAACCCATCTTGGTCACGTTCACCACGGGGACGGAGCCGACCACGGGTTCTCGACATCACTGCTCAAAATTTTTTGGCTCTGGTGTCACCGGCCGGGGAGCGCAGAGGAGGGGTGACCGGCCACGGCCTGACCGACCGGCCTGAAAAACAAAAAACCGCCGAAAGGCGGTAACGGATGAGCAACGCAGAAAAGCCCCGTGCCTGGCGGCACGGGGCTTTCCCGGAAAAACTGTTCGGCGGCGTCCTACTCTCCCACAGGGTCCCCCCTGCAGTACCATCGGCGCTGAAAGGCTTAGCTTCCGGGTTCGGAATGTAACCGGGCGTTTCCCTAACGCAATGACCACCGAAACACTATGGAATTACTGAACCACCGGCAACAACACAGCCGTTCGTTATTCCAGAACAACACAGTGGACGCGAGCAACTGAGGACAAGCCCTCGGCCTATTAGTACCAGTCAGCTCCACCCGTCACCGGGCTTCCACATCTGGCCTATCAACCCAGTCGTCTGCTGGGAGCCTTAACCAATCAAGTTGGCGGGAATACTCATCTCGAAGCAGGCTTCCCGCTTAGATGCTTTCAGCGGTTATCCCTCCCGAACGTAGCCAACCAGCCATGCCCTTGGCAGGACAACTGGCACACCAGAGGTTCGTCCGTCCCGGTCCTCTCGTACTAGGGACAGCCCTTCTCAATATTCCTACGCGCACAGCGGATAGGGACCGAACTGTCTCACGACGTTCTAAACCCAGCTCGCGTACCGCTTTAATGGGCGAACAGCCCAACCCTTGGGACCGACTCCAGCCCCAGGATGCGACGAGCCGACATCGAGGTGCCAAACCATCCCGTCGATATGGACTCTTGGGGAAGATCAGCCTGTTATCCCCGGGGTACCTTTTATCCGTTGAGCGACAGCGCTTCCACAAGCCACTGCCGGATCACTAGTCCCGACTTTCGTCCCTGCTCGACCCGTCGGTCTCACAGTCAAGCTCCCTTGTGCACTTACACTCAACACCTGATTGCCAACCAGGCTGAGGGAACCTTTGGGCGCCTCCGTTACCCTTTAGGAGGCAACCGCCCCAGTTAAACTACCCATCAGACACTGTCCCTGATCCGGATCACGGACCCAGGTTAGACATCCAGCACGACCAGAGTGGTATTTCAACGACGACTCCACAACCACTGGCGTGGCCGCTTCACAGTCTCCCACCTATCCTACACAAGCCGAACCGAACACCAATATCAAACTGTAGTAAAGGTCCCGGGGTCTTTCCGTCCTGCTGCGCGAAACGAGCATCTTTACTCGTAGTGCAATTTCACCGGGCCTATGGTTGAGACAGTCGAGAAGTCGTTACGCCATTCGTGCAGGTCGGAACTTACCCGACAAGGAATTTCGCTACCTTAGGATGGTTATAGTTACCACCGCCGTTTACTGGCGCTTAAGTTCTCAGCTTCGCCGACCCGAAAGTCGGCTAACCGGTCCCCTTAACGTTCCAGCACCGGGCAGGCGTCAGTCCGTATACATCGCCTTACGGCTTCGCACGGACCTGTGTTTTTAGTAAACAGTCGCTTCTCGCTGGTCTCTGCGGCCACCCCCAGCTCACGGAGCAAGTCCGGTCACCGGGCGCGGCCCCCCTTCTCCCGAAGTTACGGGGGCATTTTGCCGAGTTCCTTAACCATAGTTCACCCGAACGCCTCGGTATTCTCTACCTGACCACCTGAGTCGGTTTAGGGTACGGGCCGCCATGAAACTCGCTAGAGGCTTTTCTCGACAGCATAGGATCATCCACTTCACCACAATCGGCTCGGCATCAGGTCTCAGACTGTGTGCACGACGGATTTGCCTACCGTGCGTCCTACACCCTTACCCCGGGACAACCACCGCCCGGGCTGGACTACCTTCCTGCGTCACCCCATCGCTTACCTACTACAAGTCTGGTTCGTCGGCTCCACCACTACCCTCAACTCCGAAGAGATCGGGCCGGCTTCACGGACTTAGCATCGCCTGATTCAGTACTGGGCGTTTCAAAGCGGGTACCGGAATATCAACCGGTTGTCCATCGACTACGCCTGTCGGCCTCGCCTTAGGTCCCGACTTACCCTGGGCAGATCAGCTTGACCCAGGAACCCTTAGTCAATCGGCGCACACGTTTCTCACGTGTGTATCGCTACTCATGCCTGCATTCTCACTCGTGAACCGTCCACAACTACCTTCCGGTGCTGCTTCACCCGGCACACGACGCTCCCCTACCCATCCCGGCGCCCGTTGGGGCTTCATGCCGGAATGACACGACTTCGGCGGTACGCTTGAGCCCCGCTACATTGTCGGCGCGGAATCACTTGACCAGTGAGCTATTACGCACTCTTTCAAGGATGGCTGCTTCTAAGCCAACCTCCTGGTTGTCTCTGCGACTCCACATCCTTTCCCACTTAGCGTACGCTTAGGGGCCTTAGTCGATGCTCTGGGCTGTTTCCCTCTCGACCATGGAGCTTATCCCCCACAGTCTCACTGCCGCGCTCTCACTTACCGGCATTCGGAGTTTGGCTAAGGTCAGTAACCCGGTAGGGCCCATCGCCTATCCAGTGCTCTACCTCCGGCAAGAAACACACGACGCTGCACCTAAATGCATTTCGGGGAGAACCAGCTATCACGGAGTTTGATTGGCCTTTCACCCCTAACCACAGGTCATCCCCCAGGTTTTCAACCCTGGTGGGTTCGGTCCTCCACGAAGTCTTACCTCCGCTTCAACCTGCCCATGGCTAGATCACTCCGCTTCGGGTCTTGAGCGTGCTACTGAACCGCCCTGTTCGGACTCGCTTTCGCTACGGCTTCCCCACACGGGTTAACCTCGCAACACACCGCAAACTCGCAGGCTCATTCTTCAAAAGGCACGCAGTCACGACGCACCGAGCAAGCTCGATGCGCGACGCTCCCACGGCTTGTAGGCACACGGTTTCAGGTACTATTTCACTCCGCTCCCGCGGTACTTTTCACCATTCCCTCACGGTACTATCCGCTATCGGTCACCAGGGAATATTTAGGCTTAACGGGTGGTCCCGCCAGATTCACACGGGATTTCTCGGGCCCCGTGCTACTTGGGTGTCTCTCAGGCAAGCCGCTGACATTTCGGCTACGGGGGTCTTACCCTCTACGCCGGACCTTTCGCATGTCCTTCGCCTACATCAACGGTTTCTGACTCACCTCACGGCCGGCAGACCGTGAAAGAGAGATCCCACAACCCCGCATGCGCAACCCCTGCCGGGTATCACACGCATACGGTTTGGCCTCATCCGGTTTCGCTCGCCACTACTCCCGGAATCACGGTTGTTTTCTCTTCCTGAGGGTACTGAGATGTTTCACTTCCCCTCGTTCCCTCCACACTGCCTATGTGTTCAGCAGCGGGTGACAGCCCATGACGACTGCCGGGTTTCCCCATTCGGACACCCCCGGATCACAGCTCGGTTGACAGCTCCCCGGGGCCTATCGCGGCCTCCCACGTCCTTCATCGGTTCCTGGTGCCAAGGCATCCACCGTGCGCCCTTAAAAACTTGGCCACAGATGCTCGCGTCCACTGTGCAGTTCTCAAACAACGACCAGCCACCCGTCACACACCACCACAAGGCGATGCTGCACCGGGGCCGGCACTGAGGCGACCATGCGGCCGTACCCTCAGACACCCAACAACGTGCCCGACACGACCGATCACTGACTCACGTTCCACGCCGAAGCAGTACTGGTGAACAACAAACCGTCGTGCCGAATAGTCAACGTTCCACCCATGAGCAACCAGCACCGGACACTCGCCGGTGTACTGGCCCCTGACCGGACCGAAGCCCGGTGAGAAGTGCTCCTTAGAAAGGAGGTGATCCAGCCGCACCTTCCGGTACGGCTACCTTGTTACGACTTCGTCCCAATCGCCAGTCCCACCTTCGACAGCTCCCTCCCGCAAGGGGTTGGGCCACCGGCTTCGGGTGTTACCGACTTTCGTGACGTGACGGGCGGTGTGTACAAGGCCCGGGAACGTATTCACCGCAGCAATGCTGATCTGCGATTACTAGCAACTCCGACTTCATGGGGTCGAGTTGCAGACCCCAATCCGAACTGAGACCGGCTTTTTGAGATTCGCTCCGCCTCGCGGCATCGCAGCTCATTGTACCGGCCATTGTAGCACGTGTGCAGCCCAAGACATAAGGGGCATGATGACTTGACGTCGTCCCCACCTTCCTCCGAGTTGACCCCGGCAGTCTCCTGTGAGTCCCCATCACCCCGAAGGGCATGCTGGCAACACAGAACAAGGGTTGCGCTCGTTGCGGGACTTAACCCAACATCTCACGACACGAGCTGACGACAGCCATGCACCACCTGTACACCGACCACAAGGGGGGCACCATCTCTGGCGCTTTCCGGTGTATGTCAAGCCTTGGTAAGGTTCTTCGCGTTGCGTCGAATTAAGCCACATGCTCCGCTGCTTGTGCGGGCCCCCGTCAATTCCTTTGAGTTTTAGCCTTGCGGCCGTACTCCCCAGGCGGGGAACTTAATGCGTTAGCTGCGGCACCGACGACGTGGAATGTCGCCAACACCTAGTTCCCAACGTTTACGGCGTGGACTACCAGGGTATCTAATCCTGTTCGCTCCCCACGCTTTCGCTCCTCAGCGTCAGTAATGGCCCAGAGATCCGCCTTCGCCACCGGTGTTCCTCCTGATATCTGCGCATTTCACCGCTACACCAGGAATTCCGATCTCCCCTACCACACTCTAGCCTGCCCGTATCGACTGCAGACCCGGGGTTAAGCCCCGGGCTTTCACAACCGACGCGACAAGCCGCCTACGAGCTCTTTACGCCCAATAATTCCGGACAACGCTTGCGCCCTACGTATTACCGCGGCTGCTGGCACGTAGTTAGCCGGCGCTTCTTCTGCAGGTACCGTCACTTGCGCTTCTTCCCTGCTGAAAGAGGTTTACAACCCGAAGGCCGTCATCCCTCACGCGGCGTCGCTGCATCAGGCTTGCGCCCATTGTGCAATATTCCCCACTGCTGCCTCCCGTAGGAGTCTGGGCCGTGTCTCAGTCCCAGTGTGGCCGGTCGCCCTCTCAGGCCGGCTACCCGTCGTCGCCTTGGTGGGCCATCACCCCACCAACAAGCTGATAGGCCGCGGGCTCATCCTTCACCGCCGGAGCTTTCAACCCCGTCCCATGCGGGACGGAGTGGTATCCGGTATTAGACCCCGTTTCCAGGGCTTGTCCCGGAGTGAAGGGCAGATTGCCCACGTGTTACTCACCCGTTCGCCACTAATCCACCGCCGAAGCGGCTTCATCGTTCGACTTGCATGTGTTAAGCACGCCGCCAGCGTTCGTCCTGAGCCAGGATCAAACTCTCCGTGAATGTTTTCCCGTGATCGGGACAACACGACACGAGAGCGGGACCACCGGTCGGAATAGGACCGGTCGTCCACAGCGTCCTCGCTGTGTAATTGCCTGCCGGAACCCGAAGGATCCCACAGGACTTTCAAAGGAACCTCCAACCTGCTAGGCAGGCCGGGGTATCAACATATCTGGCGTTGACTTTTGGCACGCTGTTGAGTTCTCAAGGAACGGACGCTTCCTTCGTACTCACCCTCGCGGGTTTTCCTCCGGGCTTTTCCCTCCGGTCTTGCGTTTCCGACTCTACCAGACCCTTCCGGACCCGATTCCCAGTCAGCGGGATTCGCCTTCCGGGATTCCCGCTTCCGCGTTCTTTCCTTTCCGGCGGTTCCGACTCTACCAGAACTCTTTTCCCGTTCCGTTCCCGGACCGGATTCCGAATTCCTGGCGACCGCCGGAGTGGTCTTTTTGCCTTTCGGCGGATCCAGACTTTACCAGAAACATTCTGCCGAAAAACCGGCTTCACGATTCGCAGTAAGAGGATCGACGGCTCTGCGGAAACTTCGTTTCCGGTGAGAGCGATGTAGAGATCAACTGTTGGGCTCGGACCTGTCCAGTCCGACGCAACCGTTAAAACCTACCTCCCCAGATCCGCTGTGTCAACAGCTTTCCGGGCGAAGAGGAGACTAGCAGGTCAGCGGGGTCGTACGCACATCAGGCGGCGACGGGGAGCTCGGCGCTGCGTTCCGCGGCCTCGACGTCGCCGCTCTCGCCGGCGCGTGCCGCTCGGCCGCCCAGGATGTAGACGTAGGCCAGGAAGGCCAGCTCCGCCCCGATGCCGATGGCGACTCGCCCCCAGGTCGGAAGGCCCGAAGGGGTGACGAAGCCTTCGATCACGCCCGAGACGAACAGGACCAGGGCCAGGCCGATGGCCATGCCGATCGCGGCCCGGCCCTGTTGGGCGAGGGCCGAGCGCCGGGTGTGGGGGCCCGGGTCGATGACCGTCCAGCCGAGGCGCAGCCCCGTGCCCGCGGCGATGAAGACGGCGGTGAGTTCGAGCAGGCCATGCGGAAGGATCAGCCCCATGAAGGTGTCGAGCCGGCCCGCCGAGGACATCAGGCCGATGCCGACCCCGAGGTTGAGCACGTTGATGAAGAGGATCCAGATCACCGGGACGCAGAGGAACGCGCCCAGGACCAGGCACATGGCCGCGGCCTGGGCGTTGTTCGTCCACACCTGGGCGGCGAACGACGCGGCCGGGTGGCTGGAGTAGTACGTCTCGTACTCCCCGCCGGGGCTGGTGAGGCGGCGGAGGTCGTCGGGGGCCGCGATGGCCGACTGGACCTCCGGATGCGTACCGATCCACCAGCCGATGACCGCCGCCAGCACCGTGGAGAGGACGGCCGTGGGTATCCACCAGTGCCGGGAGCGGTAGACGGCGGCGGGGAAACCGGCGGTGAGGAAGCGGGTGACATCGCGCCAGGAGGCTCGGCGGGTGCCCGTGACCGTGGACCGGGCACGCGCCACGAGCTGGGTCAGGCGGGCGGTGAGCATCGGGTCCGGGGCGCTGGACTGGAGGAGCGAGAGATGGGTGGCCGTGCGCTGGTAGAGCTCGACGAGTTCGTCGGCTTCCGTGCCGGTGAGACGGCGCCCGCGGCGCAGGAGCTGGTCCAGGCGGTCCCACTCGGTGCGGTGGGCGGTCACGAATACGTCGAGATCCATGTTCGGCTGCTGCTCCAGGCATGGGTGCGTACGGGTTCGTACTACGGCGGCGGCGCGCTGCGGGCCAGCTTGGCAGACTGAGGGCCCGAGGGGCAGGGACGGATCGGCGAAGGATGGGGCGGCGATGAGTGAGCTCGTGACCGGGGACGCGGTCGTGCTGGGACTGCGGCCGGCGAAGCTGCCGAGCCGGGCGCTGGCGGTGGTCATCGATCTCGCCGTGGTGGGGGCGGCGTTCGTCCTGGTGTCGATCGGGCTGGCCGTCGCGACGGCGACGCTGGACGACGCGGCGCTCGCTGCGGTGTCCGTCGCGAGTTTCCTGCTGGTGCTGGTGGGCGGGCCGATCGCGGTGGAGACGCTGAGCCGCGGGCGTTCGCTGGGGAAGCTGGCGTGCGGGCTGCGGGTGGTCCGGGACGACGGGGGGCCGATCCGGTTCCGGCACGCGCTGGTGCGCGGGGCCGTGGGGGTCGTCGAGATCCTGCTGACGCTCGGGGTCGTCGCCTGTATCGCCTCGCTGGTGTCGGCCCGGGGGCGGCGGCTCGGGGACGTGTTCGCGGGGACGCTCGTCGTACGGGAGCGGGTACCGGCCTCGCGGGCGGCTGCTGTGCCGCCTCCGCCGCCGTGGCTGGTCGGGCGGTTCGCGGGGCTGGACCTGTCGGGGGTGCCGGATTCCCTGTGGCTGGCCGTCCGCCAGTACCTGACGCGGATGCACCAGCTCGACGCGCAGGTGG encodes the following:
- a CDS encoding YciI family protein, which encodes MAKYLLLKHYRGAPTPVNDVCMDQWTPEEISAHMQYMHDFAARLEGTGEFVDGQALAPEGTWVRYDGEGRPPVTDGPFAETKDLIAGWMVIDVDSYERAVELAGELSAAPGAGGKPIHEWLEVRPFLAAPPTIAE
- a CDS encoding stage II sporulation protein M, whose product is MDLDVFVTAHRTEWDRLDQLLRRGRRLTGTEADELVELYQRTATHLSLLQSSAPDPMLTARLTQLVARARSTVTGTRRASWRDVTRFLTAGFPAAVYRSRHWWIPTAVLSTVLAAVIGWWIGTHPEVQSAIAAPDDLRRLTSPGGEYETYYSSHPAASFAAQVWTNNAQAAAMCLVLGAFLCVPVIWILFINVLNLGVGIGLMSSAGRLDTFMGLILPHGLLELTAVFIAAGTGLRLGWTVIDPGPHTRRSALAQQGRAAIGMAIGLALVLFVSGVIEGFVTPSGLPTWGRVAIGIGAELAFLAYVYILGGRAARAGESGDVEAAERSAELPVAA
- a CDS encoding RDD family protein, with amino-acid sequence MSELVTGDAVVLGLRPAKLPSRALAVVIDLAVVGAAFVLVSIGLAVATATLDDAALAAVSVASFLLVLVGGPIAVETLSRGRSLGKLACGLRVVRDDGGPIRFRHALVRGAVGVVEILLTLGVVACIASLVSARGRRLGDVFAGTLVVRERVPASRAAAVPPPPPWLVGRFAGLDLSGVPDSLWLAVRQYLTRMHQLDAQVGGAMAERLAGELAGRTGVPVPEGVPAGAYLAAVVNERQARDARRMFVAAQESARERGARESGAPESAVRPSGSGGVGPGWAPVVSGPVAEGFEGFGAGASERSASAEGPGPDAGVADGRTSPPAATGFAPPA